The proteins below come from a single Rosa rugosa chromosome 2, drRosRugo1.1, whole genome shotgun sequence genomic window:
- the LOC133730052 gene encoding BTB/POZ domain-containing protein At5g47800 isoform X1 produces MKFMKIGTKPDTFYTERATRSVVSDVPSDLLIQINNISYVLHKLQFPLLPKCGLLQRLCCDSGDLEKMNIELHDIPGGEEAFELCAKFCYGIKIKLSAYNFLPAYCAAKFLEMTESVDKGNFVLKLEAFLNSCILEGWKDSIVTLQTTVKLPDWSENLGIIRKCIDSIVEKILTPPPQVTWSYTYTRPGYNKKHHHSVPKDWWTEDISDLDIDLFRCIVTAVRSTYMLPPQLIGEALHVYACRWLPDTTNIRPPPDQNSDYNHDETLMEKNRRIVDTIASMIPGDKGSVSVGFLLRLLVIASYLGGVSPVTKRELLRRSSLQLEEATVNDLLFPSHSPTDPEFYDIDLVLALLQSFLVIWRRQSPAAAAENSHHFFRTVRKVGKIIDSYLQVVARDANMPVSKVATLAEALPDMAREDHDDIYKAINIYLKQEHSDLSKADKKRLCRILDCQKLSPEVRAHAVKNERLPLRIVVQVLFFEQERGSNSKAAATSHRLPGQLEQLYSSGKQTSTTSRGEDHAAKQRLGGDDEKLSRGEGTRRTNNAVSETTNATGKRDIYEQRKRSEAKSAVEFTERRALNRGEIQVEEVNMGREIRELGILSAGSKLDASKMIHKGSRSSEHGRDKAKDR; encoded by the exons CTGCAGTTTCCATTGCTTCCAAAATGCGGTCTATTACAACGGCTTTGCTGTGATTCTGGTGATCTGGAAAAAATGAACATAGAGCTTCACGACATTCCAGGAGGCGAAGAAGCTTTTGAACTGTGTGCTAAGTTCTGTTATGGAATTAAAATAAAACTCAGTGCCTATAACTTTTTACCTGCATATTGTGCTGCTAAATTCCTTGAAATGACTGAATCTGTAGACAAGGGAAATTTTGTCCTAAAACTCGAGGCTTTCCTCAATTCATGCATTCTCGAAGGTTGGAAAGACTCCATCGTCACACTACAAACTACTGTTAAGTTGCCTGACTGGTCTGAGAATCTTGGAATCATCAGAAAGTGCATCGATTCAATTGTTGAAAAAATCCTTACACCCCCACCACAG GTGACATGGTCATACACTTATACCAGACCTGGTTACAACAAAAAGCATCATCATTCTGTCCCCAAGGATTGGTGGACAGAGGATATATCAGACCTTGATATAGACCTGTTTCGGTGTATAGTTACTGCTGTTAGATCAACCTATATGCTGCCACCACAGCTCATTGGGGAGGCTTTGCACGTCTATGCTTGCCGTTGGCTACCAGACACCACAAACATTAGACCTCCTCCGGATCAAAATAGCGATTATAATCATGATGAAACATTAATGGAAAAGAATCGAAGGATTGTTGATACCATTGCTAGTATGATTCCTGGAGATAAGGGATCGGTTTCAGTTGGTTTCTTGCTAAGGCTTCTTGTTATTGCAAGTTATCTAGGAGGAGTGTCTCCGGTGACAAAGAGAGAACTCTTGAGGAGATCCAGTCTACAACTTGAAGAGGCAACCGTGAATGACCTGCTTTTTCCTTCACACTCACCCACTGACCCTGAATTTTATGATATTGACTTAGTGTTGGCACTCTTGCAAAGTTTCTTGGTGATATGGAGAAGACAATCCCCTGCAGCAGCTGCAGAAAACAGCCACCACTTTTTCAGGACAGTAAGAAAGGTTGGGAAGATCATTGATTCTTACCTTCAAGTCGTTGCAAGGGATGCCAACATGCCAGTATCAAAAGTGGCAACTCTTGCTGAAGCTTTGCCAGATATGGCTAGGGAAGACCATGATGACATCTACAAGGCTATTAACATTTATTTAAAG CAGGAGCACTCTGATCTGAGCAAGGCAGATAAGAAGCGCTTGTGCCGCATTTTAGACTGCCAGAAGTTGTCGCCAGAGGTACGTGCTCATGCTGTCAAAAATGAGAGGCTACCATTGAGGATTGTTGTGCAAGTCCTCTTCTTTGAGCAAGAGAGAGGTTCCAACTCTAAGGCAGCAGCGACATCTCATAGACTACCGGGCCAGCTGGAGCAACTTTACAGCTCAGGAAAACAAACATCAACTACCAGCAGGGGTGAAGATCATGCAGCTAAGCAAAGATTGGGTGGAGATGATGAAAAACTCAGTAGGGGGGAGGGCACGAGAAGAACCAATAATGCCGTTTCTGAAACCACGAATGCTACTGGAAAGAGAGATATTTATGAGCAAAGGAAAAGATCAGAAGCAAAGTCTGCAGTGGAATTCACGGAAAGAAGGGCCTTGAATAGGGGTGAAATACAAGTGGAAGAAGTAAATATGGGAAGAGAAATCAGGGAGCTGGGAATATTATCAGCTGGGAGCAAGTTGGACGCCAGCAAGATGATACACAAGGGAAGTAGATCATCAGAGCATGGCCGCGACAAAGCCAAAGACAGATAG
- the LOC133730052 gene encoding BTB/POZ domain-containing protein At5g47800 isoform X2, with the protein MKFMKIGTKPDTFYTERATRSVVSDVPSDLLIQINNISYVLHKLQFPLLPKCGLLQRLCCDSGDLEKMNIELHDIPGGEEAFELCAKFCYGIKIKLSAYNFLPAYCAAKFLEMTESVDKGNFVLKLEAFLNSCILEGWKDSIVTLQTTVKLPDWSENLGIIRKCIDSIVEKILTPPPQVTWSYTYTRPGYNKKHHHSVPKDWWTEDISDLDIDLFRCIVTAVRSTYMLPPQLIGEALHVYACRWLPDTTNIRPPPDQNSDYNHDETLMEKNRRIVDTIASMIPGDKGSVSVGFLLRLLVIASYLGGVSPVTKRELLRRSSLQLEEATVNDLLFPSHSPTDPEFYDIDLVLALLQSFLVIWRRQSPAAAAENSHHFFRTVRKVGKIIDSYLQVVARDANMPVSKVATLAEALPDMAREDHDDIYKAINIYLKEHSDLSKADKKRLCRILDCQKLSPEVRAHAVKNERLPLRIVVQVLFFEQERGSNSKAAATSHRLPGQLEQLYSSGKQTSTTSRGEDHAAKQRLGGDDEKLSRGEGTRRTNNAVSETTNATGKRDIYEQRKRSEAKSAVEFTERRALNRGEIQVEEVNMGREIRELGILSAGSKLDASKMIHKGSRSSEHGRDKAKDR; encoded by the exons CTGCAGTTTCCATTGCTTCCAAAATGCGGTCTATTACAACGGCTTTGCTGTGATTCTGGTGATCTGGAAAAAATGAACATAGAGCTTCACGACATTCCAGGAGGCGAAGAAGCTTTTGAACTGTGTGCTAAGTTCTGTTATGGAATTAAAATAAAACTCAGTGCCTATAACTTTTTACCTGCATATTGTGCTGCTAAATTCCTTGAAATGACTGAATCTGTAGACAAGGGAAATTTTGTCCTAAAACTCGAGGCTTTCCTCAATTCATGCATTCTCGAAGGTTGGAAAGACTCCATCGTCACACTACAAACTACTGTTAAGTTGCCTGACTGGTCTGAGAATCTTGGAATCATCAGAAAGTGCATCGATTCAATTGTTGAAAAAATCCTTACACCCCCACCACAG GTGACATGGTCATACACTTATACCAGACCTGGTTACAACAAAAAGCATCATCATTCTGTCCCCAAGGATTGGTGGACAGAGGATATATCAGACCTTGATATAGACCTGTTTCGGTGTATAGTTACTGCTGTTAGATCAACCTATATGCTGCCACCACAGCTCATTGGGGAGGCTTTGCACGTCTATGCTTGCCGTTGGCTACCAGACACCACAAACATTAGACCTCCTCCGGATCAAAATAGCGATTATAATCATGATGAAACATTAATGGAAAAGAATCGAAGGATTGTTGATACCATTGCTAGTATGATTCCTGGAGATAAGGGATCGGTTTCAGTTGGTTTCTTGCTAAGGCTTCTTGTTATTGCAAGTTATCTAGGAGGAGTGTCTCCGGTGACAAAGAGAGAACTCTTGAGGAGATCCAGTCTACAACTTGAAGAGGCAACCGTGAATGACCTGCTTTTTCCTTCACACTCACCCACTGACCCTGAATTTTATGATATTGACTTAGTGTTGGCACTCTTGCAAAGTTTCTTGGTGATATGGAGAAGACAATCCCCTGCAGCAGCTGCAGAAAACAGCCACCACTTTTTCAGGACAGTAAGAAAGGTTGGGAAGATCATTGATTCTTACCTTCAAGTCGTTGCAAGGGATGCCAACATGCCAGTATCAAAAGTGGCAACTCTTGCTGAAGCTTTGCCAGATATGGCTAGGGAAGACCATGATGACATCTACAAGGCTATTAACATTTATTTAAAG GAGCACTCTGATCTGAGCAAGGCAGATAAGAAGCGCTTGTGCCGCATTTTAGACTGCCAGAAGTTGTCGCCAGAGGTACGTGCTCATGCTGTCAAAAATGAGAGGCTACCATTGAGGATTGTTGTGCAAGTCCTCTTCTTTGAGCAAGAGAGAGGTTCCAACTCTAAGGCAGCAGCGACATCTCATAGACTACCGGGCCAGCTGGAGCAACTTTACAGCTCAGGAAAACAAACATCAACTACCAGCAGGGGTGAAGATCATGCAGCTAAGCAAAGATTGGGTGGAGATGATGAAAAACTCAGTAGGGGGGAGGGCACGAGAAGAACCAATAATGCCGTTTCTGAAACCACGAATGCTACTGGAAAGAGAGATATTTATGAGCAAAGGAAAAGATCAGAAGCAAAGTCTGCAGTGGAATTCACGGAAAGAAGGGCCTTGAATAGGGGTGAAATACAAGTGGAAGAAGTAAATATGGGAAGAGAAATCAGGGAGCTGGGAATATTATCAGCTGGGAGCAAGTTGGACGCCAGCAAGATGATACACAAGGGAAGTAGATCATCAGAGCATGGCCGCGACAAAGCCAAAGACAGATAG
- the LOC133730052 gene encoding BTB/POZ domain-containing protein At5g47800 isoform X4 codes for MKFMKIGTKPDTFYTERATRSVVSDVPSDLLIQINNISYVLHKFPLLPKCGLLQRLCCDSGDLEKMNIELHDIPGGEEAFELCAKFCYGIKIKLSAYNFLPAYCAAKFLEMTESVDKGNFVLKLEAFLNSCILEGWKDSIVTLQTTVKLPDWSENLGIIRKCIDSIVEKILTPPPQVTWSYTYTRPGYNKKHHHSVPKDWWTEDISDLDIDLFRCIVTAVRSTYMLPPQLIGEALHVYACRWLPDTTNIRPPPDQNSDYNHDETLMEKNRRIVDTIASMIPGDKGSVSVGFLLRLLVIASYLGGVSPVTKRELLRRSSLQLEEATVNDLLFPSHSPTDPEFYDIDLVLALLQSFLVIWRRQSPAAAAENSHHFFRTVRKVGKIIDSYLQVVARDANMPVSKVATLAEALPDMAREDHDDIYKAINIYLKEHSDLSKADKKRLCRILDCQKLSPEVRAHAVKNERLPLRIVVQVLFFEQERGSNSKAAATSHRLPGQLEQLYSSGKQTSTTSRGEDHAAKQRLGGDDEKLSRGEGTRRTNNAVSETTNATGKRDIYEQRKRSEAKSAVEFTERRALNRGEIQVEEVNMGREIRELGILSAGSKLDASKMIHKGSRSSEHGRDKAKDR; via the exons TTTCCATTGCTTCCAAAATGCGGTCTATTACAACGGCTTTGCTGTGATTCTGGTGATCTGGAAAAAATGAACATAGAGCTTCACGACATTCCAGGAGGCGAAGAAGCTTTTGAACTGTGTGCTAAGTTCTGTTATGGAATTAAAATAAAACTCAGTGCCTATAACTTTTTACCTGCATATTGTGCTGCTAAATTCCTTGAAATGACTGAATCTGTAGACAAGGGAAATTTTGTCCTAAAACTCGAGGCTTTCCTCAATTCATGCATTCTCGAAGGTTGGAAAGACTCCATCGTCACACTACAAACTACTGTTAAGTTGCCTGACTGGTCTGAGAATCTTGGAATCATCAGAAAGTGCATCGATTCAATTGTTGAAAAAATCCTTACACCCCCACCACAG GTGACATGGTCATACACTTATACCAGACCTGGTTACAACAAAAAGCATCATCATTCTGTCCCCAAGGATTGGTGGACAGAGGATATATCAGACCTTGATATAGACCTGTTTCGGTGTATAGTTACTGCTGTTAGATCAACCTATATGCTGCCACCACAGCTCATTGGGGAGGCTTTGCACGTCTATGCTTGCCGTTGGCTACCAGACACCACAAACATTAGACCTCCTCCGGATCAAAATAGCGATTATAATCATGATGAAACATTAATGGAAAAGAATCGAAGGATTGTTGATACCATTGCTAGTATGATTCCTGGAGATAAGGGATCGGTTTCAGTTGGTTTCTTGCTAAGGCTTCTTGTTATTGCAAGTTATCTAGGAGGAGTGTCTCCGGTGACAAAGAGAGAACTCTTGAGGAGATCCAGTCTACAACTTGAAGAGGCAACCGTGAATGACCTGCTTTTTCCTTCACACTCACCCACTGACCCTGAATTTTATGATATTGACTTAGTGTTGGCACTCTTGCAAAGTTTCTTGGTGATATGGAGAAGACAATCCCCTGCAGCAGCTGCAGAAAACAGCCACCACTTTTTCAGGACAGTAAGAAAGGTTGGGAAGATCATTGATTCTTACCTTCAAGTCGTTGCAAGGGATGCCAACATGCCAGTATCAAAAGTGGCAACTCTTGCTGAAGCTTTGCCAGATATGGCTAGGGAAGACCATGATGACATCTACAAGGCTATTAACATTTATTTAAAG GAGCACTCTGATCTGAGCAAGGCAGATAAGAAGCGCTTGTGCCGCATTTTAGACTGCCAGAAGTTGTCGCCAGAGGTACGTGCTCATGCTGTCAAAAATGAGAGGCTACCATTGAGGATTGTTGTGCAAGTCCTCTTCTTTGAGCAAGAGAGAGGTTCCAACTCTAAGGCAGCAGCGACATCTCATAGACTACCGGGCCAGCTGGAGCAACTTTACAGCTCAGGAAAACAAACATCAACTACCAGCAGGGGTGAAGATCATGCAGCTAAGCAAAGATTGGGTGGAGATGATGAAAAACTCAGTAGGGGGGAGGGCACGAGAAGAACCAATAATGCCGTTTCTGAAACCACGAATGCTACTGGAAAGAGAGATATTTATGAGCAAAGGAAAAGATCAGAAGCAAAGTCTGCAGTGGAATTCACGGAAAGAAGGGCCTTGAATAGGGGTGAAATACAAGTGGAAGAAGTAAATATGGGAAGAGAAATCAGGGAGCTGGGAATATTATCAGCTGGGAGCAAGTTGGACGCCAGCAAGATGATACACAAGGGAAGTAGATCATCAGAGCATGGCCGCGACAAAGCCAAAGACAGATAG
- the LOC133730052 gene encoding BTB/POZ domain-containing protein At5g47800 isoform X3, which produces MKFMKIGTKPDTFYTERATRSVVSDVPSDLLIQINNISYVLHKFPLLPKCGLLQRLCCDSGDLEKMNIELHDIPGGEEAFELCAKFCYGIKIKLSAYNFLPAYCAAKFLEMTESVDKGNFVLKLEAFLNSCILEGWKDSIVTLQTTVKLPDWSENLGIIRKCIDSIVEKILTPPPQVTWSYTYTRPGYNKKHHHSVPKDWWTEDISDLDIDLFRCIVTAVRSTYMLPPQLIGEALHVYACRWLPDTTNIRPPPDQNSDYNHDETLMEKNRRIVDTIASMIPGDKGSVSVGFLLRLLVIASYLGGVSPVTKRELLRRSSLQLEEATVNDLLFPSHSPTDPEFYDIDLVLALLQSFLVIWRRQSPAAAAENSHHFFRTVRKVGKIIDSYLQVVARDANMPVSKVATLAEALPDMAREDHDDIYKAINIYLKQEHSDLSKADKKRLCRILDCQKLSPEVRAHAVKNERLPLRIVVQVLFFEQERGSNSKAAATSHRLPGQLEQLYSSGKQTSTTSRGEDHAAKQRLGGDDEKLSRGEGTRRTNNAVSETTNATGKRDIYEQRKRSEAKSAVEFTERRALNRGEIQVEEVNMGREIRELGILSAGSKLDASKMIHKGSRSSEHGRDKAKDR; this is translated from the exons TTTCCATTGCTTCCAAAATGCGGTCTATTACAACGGCTTTGCTGTGATTCTGGTGATCTGGAAAAAATGAACATAGAGCTTCACGACATTCCAGGAGGCGAAGAAGCTTTTGAACTGTGTGCTAAGTTCTGTTATGGAATTAAAATAAAACTCAGTGCCTATAACTTTTTACCTGCATATTGTGCTGCTAAATTCCTTGAAATGACTGAATCTGTAGACAAGGGAAATTTTGTCCTAAAACTCGAGGCTTTCCTCAATTCATGCATTCTCGAAGGTTGGAAAGACTCCATCGTCACACTACAAACTACTGTTAAGTTGCCTGACTGGTCTGAGAATCTTGGAATCATCAGAAAGTGCATCGATTCAATTGTTGAAAAAATCCTTACACCCCCACCACAG GTGACATGGTCATACACTTATACCAGACCTGGTTACAACAAAAAGCATCATCATTCTGTCCCCAAGGATTGGTGGACAGAGGATATATCAGACCTTGATATAGACCTGTTTCGGTGTATAGTTACTGCTGTTAGATCAACCTATATGCTGCCACCACAGCTCATTGGGGAGGCTTTGCACGTCTATGCTTGCCGTTGGCTACCAGACACCACAAACATTAGACCTCCTCCGGATCAAAATAGCGATTATAATCATGATGAAACATTAATGGAAAAGAATCGAAGGATTGTTGATACCATTGCTAGTATGATTCCTGGAGATAAGGGATCGGTTTCAGTTGGTTTCTTGCTAAGGCTTCTTGTTATTGCAAGTTATCTAGGAGGAGTGTCTCCGGTGACAAAGAGAGAACTCTTGAGGAGATCCAGTCTACAACTTGAAGAGGCAACCGTGAATGACCTGCTTTTTCCTTCACACTCACCCACTGACCCTGAATTTTATGATATTGACTTAGTGTTGGCACTCTTGCAAAGTTTCTTGGTGATATGGAGAAGACAATCCCCTGCAGCAGCTGCAGAAAACAGCCACCACTTTTTCAGGACAGTAAGAAAGGTTGGGAAGATCATTGATTCTTACCTTCAAGTCGTTGCAAGGGATGCCAACATGCCAGTATCAAAAGTGGCAACTCTTGCTGAAGCTTTGCCAGATATGGCTAGGGAAGACCATGATGACATCTACAAGGCTATTAACATTTATTTAAAG CAGGAGCACTCTGATCTGAGCAAGGCAGATAAGAAGCGCTTGTGCCGCATTTTAGACTGCCAGAAGTTGTCGCCAGAGGTACGTGCTCATGCTGTCAAAAATGAGAGGCTACCATTGAGGATTGTTGTGCAAGTCCTCTTCTTTGAGCAAGAGAGAGGTTCCAACTCTAAGGCAGCAGCGACATCTCATAGACTACCGGGCCAGCTGGAGCAACTTTACAGCTCAGGAAAACAAACATCAACTACCAGCAGGGGTGAAGATCATGCAGCTAAGCAAAGATTGGGTGGAGATGATGAAAAACTCAGTAGGGGGGAGGGCACGAGAAGAACCAATAATGCCGTTTCTGAAACCACGAATGCTACTGGAAAGAGAGATATTTATGAGCAAAGGAAAAGATCAGAAGCAAAGTCTGCAGTGGAATTCACGGAAAGAAGGGCCTTGAATAGGGGTGAAATACAAGTGGAAGAAGTAAATATGGGAAGAGAAATCAGGGAGCTGGGAATATTATCAGCTGGGAGCAAGTTGGACGCCAGCAAGATGATACACAAGGGAAGTAGATCATCAGAGCATGGCCGCGACAAAGCCAAAGACAGATAG